A genomic window from Thioalkalivibrio sp. ALJ12 includes:
- a CDS encoding ATP-binding protein, protein MQNAIELPPHASSMVESMRDIGYSFPAAIADIVDNSISANARRIAINFLWNDGDPVLAIADDGDGMDADTLLEAMRPGTHNPRGERAATDLGRFGLGLKTASFSQCRRLSVVSHTDSGEIAGYCWDLDYIAETNAWSVQPLSPGAIKQLRFRELLGNHGTLVVWEKIDRLMDFTSQRAEDLFNDHFDEARYHLQLVFHRFLEPMADERHLPRIRIEMNGLALEAFNPFFPDTDARQMLVTEDIPVEGSYVRIQPYVLPHHSRVGKDAYERYAGRDGYAHTQGFYVYRNRRLIDHGTWFRLIPKREITRLARVRIDIPNTLDHLWGIDVRKSRATPPGVIRESLKRVIGRITESAGKVYTHRGKKAVSQTTAPIWRRLLRHGEIHYVINHEHPLLASLRKGMGDEQNRMLSMFLRLAGENIPADMIFSDMSGDPSSLDANELEDADGLRTDLRALIAVLSESGFDEDAIRGHLVSVRPYSAHPEIVAEVLGESL, encoded by the coding sequence ATGCAGAATGCGATTGAACTTCCGCCGCATGCCTCGTCCATGGTGGAGTCCATGAGGGACATCGGCTATTCCTTTCCCGCCGCGATAGCCGATATTGTCGATAACAGTATTTCCGCCAACGCACGGCGCATCGCAATCAACTTTCTCTGGAACGATGGGGACCCAGTCCTCGCCATCGCCGATGACGGTGATGGGATGGATGCCGATACTCTGCTCGAGGCTATGCGACCCGGCACGCACAATCCGCGTGGCGAGCGGGCGGCGACCGATCTCGGGCGCTTCGGTCTGGGGCTCAAGACCGCCTCTTTCTCGCAGTGTCGACGTCTGTCTGTCGTTTCGCACACGGACAGCGGCGAGATCGCTGGGTATTGCTGGGATCTCGATTACATCGCGGAAACCAACGCTTGGTCAGTTCAGCCCTTGTCCCCCGGGGCGATCAAGCAACTCCGTTTTCGAGAGCTACTGGGTAACCACGGCACTCTTGTCGTCTGGGAGAAGATAGATCGGCTGATGGACTTCACCTCTCAGCGGGCCGAGGACCTTTTTAATGACCATTTCGACGAAGCTCGCTATCACCTCCAGCTCGTCTTTCATCGTTTTCTGGAACCCATGGCGGATGAGAGGCACCTGCCGCGTATTCGTATCGAGATGAACGGTCTCGCCCTAGAGGCATTCAATCCATTCTTCCCGGATACCGATGCCCGCCAGATGCTGGTGACCGAGGATATTCCGGTTGAGGGCTCATACGTGCGCATACAGCCTTACGTGTTGCCGCACCACTCCCGGGTTGGCAAGGATGCGTACGAGCGTTACGCCGGCAGGGACGGGTACGCCCATACGCAGGGGTTTTACGTCTACCGCAACAGGCGTCTGATTGACCACGGCACTTGGTTCCGACTAATTCCAAAGCGTGAAATCACCCGTCTGGCCCGTGTCCGGATCGACATCCCGAACACGCTGGATCATCTCTGGGGAATCGACGTTCGCAAGTCACGAGCAACCCCCCCCGGTGTGATTCGCGAGAGCCTCAAACGGGTGATCGGAAGAATCACGGAGTCTGCGGGCAAAGTCTACACACACAGAGGGAAGAAGGCCGTAAGCCAGACAACAGCGCCAATCTGGCGGCGTCTGCTTCGGCACGGGGAGATCCACTACGTGATCAACCACGAGCATCCCTTGCTTGCCTCACTGCGGAAGGGGATGGGCGACGAGCAGAACCGGATGCTGAGCATGTTCCTGCGGCTTGCGGGGGAGAACATCCCGGCTGACATGATTTTCTCCGACATGTCCGGTGACCCTTCCAGCCTGGATGCCAACGAGTTGGAGGATGCAGATGGACTCAGAACCGATCTTCGAGCACTTATCGCGGTGTTGAGCGAATCCGGCTTCGACGAGGATGCCATTCGGGGGCATCTCGTCAGCGTGAGACCGTACAGCGCACATCCAGAGATCGTTGCCGAAGTTCTCGGAGAGAGCCTATGA
- a CDS encoding DNA cytosine methyltransferase: MNQRIPVVDLFAGPGGLGEGFASLSDFFRIEVSAECSVPAHKTLRLRAFKRLLEEGGSSLDDYYRYVQGHNSVPYSDKTRDAWEKASHEALRVTLGDPDDDRWFAGKLDERGFDGANGVLIGGPPCQAYSLVGRARNRGIAGYVPEEDKRHFLYREYLKLIQHYRPAVFVMENVKGILTSRVGGERIFHRILEDLVDPDKALGRDRNGPGYRIHSLVDPEVVFRRGHSPACLRGHEFLVRSEDYGIPQTRHRVFLVGVREDIDASPGVLETRQKISLSQALADLPPLRSGLSRDDSQEAWVDAVRDQISQLARDARSYSQSDIAASLDRTSREIRDKQSWSRGGLRCPKVASCRLPEHEALEQWWNDNRLESVLNHEARSHMPSDLGRYVYAATFAREYGRSPAGAGDFSLPSLAPNHANWMSGKFADRFRVQLRDEPAKTITSHISKDGHYYIHPDPEQCRSLTVREAARIQTFPDSYFFEGNRTEQYHQVGNAVPPWLARQIAVVVQDLLVCARRGEADREPRDRRQVVAGPRYCVDRMS; encoded by the coding sequence GTGAACCAGCGCATACCGGTAGTTGATCTCTTTGCGGGTCCTGGCGGGCTGGGTGAAGGGTTTGCCTCGCTCAGCGACTTCTTTCGCATAGAGGTGTCCGCGGAATGTTCGGTTCCTGCCCACAAGACACTGAGGCTCCGGGCATTCAAGCGACTTCTCGAGGAAGGCGGAAGCTCCCTGGACGACTATTACCGGTACGTTCAGGGACACAACTCCGTCCCTTATTCGGACAAAACCCGAGATGCATGGGAAAAGGCCAGCCACGAAGCGCTGCGAGTCACGCTCGGTGACCCGGACGATGACAGGTGGTTTGCCGGCAAGCTTGACGAACGAGGGTTCGACGGCGCGAATGGCGTCCTGATCGGCGGCCCTCCATGCCAGGCGTACTCGCTTGTCGGCCGTGCCCGGAATCGCGGTATCGCCGGGTACGTGCCCGAGGAAGACAAGAGGCATTTCCTTTACCGTGAATACCTCAAGCTGATCCAGCACTATCGCCCGGCCGTTTTTGTCATGGAGAACGTGAAGGGCATTCTCACCTCCAGAGTAGGCGGCGAACGCATCTTTCACCGAATTCTGGAAGACCTGGTGGATCCCGACAAAGCCCTCGGGCGCGACCGCAACGGTCCGGGTTATCGCATCCATTCTCTCGTTGATCCCGAGGTCGTCTTCAGACGGGGGCATTCGCCCGCTTGCCTGCGAGGCCATGAATTTCTGGTCCGCTCCGAAGATTATGGTATTCCACAGACCCGGCACCGGGTCTTCCTGGTCGGCGTTCGGGAAGACATAGACGCTTCCCCGGGGGTGCTGGAAACTCGCCAGAAGATCTCCCTCAGTCAGGCCTTGGCCGATCTTCCGCCGCTTCGAAGCGGGCTGTCTCGGGATGACAGCCAGGAAGCCTGGGTAGACGCTGTCCGGGATCAGATCAGCCAGCTCGCCCGTGACGCGCGGAGTTATAGTCAGAGCGATATTGCGGCCAGCCTCGATCGTACGAGTCGCGAGATACGGGACAAGCAAAGCTGGTCCCGTGGCGGCCTGAGATGTCCGAAGGTGGCGAGCTGCCGGCTTCCGGAACACGAAGCACTCGAACAGTGGTGGAACGACAACAGGCTGGAGAGCGTACTCAATCACGAAGCCCGCTCCCATATGCCGAGTGACTTGGGCCGATACGTCTACGCAGCGACATTCGCAAGGGAGTACGGCCGTTCCCCTGCTGGTGCTGGAGACTTCTCCTTGCCGAGTCTGGCCCCCAACCACGCAAACTGGATGAGTGGAAAATTTGCGGACCGCTTCCGTGTCCAGCTGCGCGACGAGCCGGCGAAGACGATCACAAGCCACATATCCAAGGACGGGCATTACTACATCCACCCCGACCCAGAACAGTGCCGATCCCTTACGGTACGCGAAGCCGCCCGCATCCAGACGTTTCCTGACAGCTACTTTTTCGAGGGCAATCGTACCGAGCAGTATCATCAAGTCGGGAACGCGGTGCCCCCGTGGTTGGCTCGCCAGATCGCGGTCGTCGTTCAGGACTTGCTGGTTTGCGCCCGGAGAGGCGAGGCAGACCGGGAGCCCCGCGATCGTCGCCAAGTGGTCGCAGGCCCTCGCTACTGCGTTGACCGGATGTCTTAA
- a CDS encoding very short patch repair endonuclease translates to MVDVVDKATRSRMMSGIRSGNTQPEMRVRRFLHSRGFRYRLHVSALPGKPDLALKKHNLAVFVHGCFWHRHQGCRLCTTPATNQDRWQAKFAANIRRDRRNRETLLASGWRVLTIWECGLKGPQSKDSDLAWLPGWIKGAQQQYEWPHPK, encoded by the coding sequence ATGGTTGACGTAGTGGACAAAGCCACCCGTTCCCGGATGATGTCCGGGATTCGGTCTGGCAACACGCAGCCTGAAATGAGGGTCCGACGCTTCCTTCACTCCCGAGGGTTTCGCTATCGGCTGCACGTTTCGGCACTCCCCGGAAAACCGGACCTGGCACTCAAAAAGCACAACCTTGCTGTCTTTGTACATGGCTGTTTCTGGCATCGACATCAGGGTTGCCGGCTCTGTACTACCCCCGCCACCAATCAAGACCGCTGGCAGGCGAAATTTGCAGCCAACATCAGGCGAGACCGCCGCAACCGGGAGACGCTTCTCGCTTCAGGCTGGCGCGTTCTCACGATCTGGGAGTGTGGACTCAAGGGACCGCAATCCAAAGACTCTGATCTGGCTTGGCTCCCCGGATGGATCAAGGGCGCCCAGCAGCAATATGAATGGCCTCACCCAAAGTAG
- the galE gene encoding UDP-glucose 4-epimerase GalE produces MKILVTGGAGYIGSHVVRQLLADGHDVVVYDNLSTGHRWAIGHAALIVGDMADRQRLHSVLADYAFDGVLHFAARIVVPESLADPLGYYGSNTRNTLNLLEGCQATGVRFLVFSSTAAVYGIPENNPVDETSPLLPINPYGASKVMSERMIADFGQASDLRYVCLRYFNVAGAAPDGTLGQATPNATHLIKVACQAALGERENITVFGTDYPTTDGTCVRDYIHVEDLAAAHLRAMDYLVAGGPSQALNCGYGHGYSVLQVLESVQRISGYRFPVIHGPRRAGDPPALTADASRIRELLAWSPEYDDLDLIVRHALTWERRMTTAAAPHLAVRLRPLAISETTAHAYSAP; encoded by the coding sequence ATGAAAATCCTGGTAACGGGTGGGGCGGGCTACATTGGTTCACATGTCGTGCGCCAGTTGCTGGCCGATGGTCACGATGTCGTCGTGTACGACAATCTCAGCACAGGGCATCGCTGGGCCATTGGTCATGCCGCGCTGATCGTCGGCGACATGGCTGACCGCCAGCGCCTGCACAGTGTCCTTGCGGACTACGCGTTCGACGGCGTCCTGCACTTCGCCGCCAGGATCGTCGTCCCGGAGTCGCTGGCCGATCCGCTGGGGTACTACGGCAGCAACACCCGCAACACCCTGAACCTCCTGGAGGGGTGCCAGGCGACGGGCGTGCGTTTCCTCGTCTTTTCGTCGACCGCCGCGGTATACGGCATCCCGGAAAATAACCCCGTCGACGAAACCAGTCCGCTACTGCCCATCAACCCCTACGGCGCGTCCAAGGTCATGTCCGAGCGGATGATCGCCGACTTCGGCCAGGCGAGTGATCTGCGCTACGTCTGTCTGCGCTATTTCAACGTGGCCGGCGCGGCCCCCGACGGCACGCTGGGCCAGGCCACCCCCAACGCGACCCACCTGATCAAGGTCGCCTGCCAGGCGGCCCTGGGCGAGCGCGAGAACATCACCGTCTTCGGGACCGATTACCCAACCACCGATGGCACCTGCGTACGGGACTACATCCACGTCGAGGATCTCGCCGCCGCCCACCTGCGCGCGATGGACTACCTGGTGGCGGGCGGCCCCTCGCAGGCCCTCAACTGCGGCTATGGCCACGGCTACAGCGTGCTGCAGGTCCTCGAGTCCGTGCAGCGCATCAGCGGTTACCGATTCCCCGTCATCCATGGCCCCCGCCGCGCCGGCGATCCGCCCGCCCTGACCGCAGACGCATCCCGAATCCGCGAGCTCCTGGCCTGGTCCCCCGAATACGACGACCTGGACCTCATCGTCCGCCACGCCCTCACCTGGGAACGCCGCATGACCACCGCCGCCGCACCCCACCTGGCCGTCCGCCTCCGCCCCCTGGCCATATCGGAAACCACCGCCCACGCCTACAGCGCCCCCTGA
- a CDS encoding YdcF family protein: MADVQAIVVLGAGYRSGAEEFSGETVHDLALVRLRYAAYLHHHTGLPVMVSGGGPEGRVPEADYMAEVLKEYGVHPILREPNARDTWGNARHSAEQLHADGIERVALVSHAHHMPRATWSFERAGLEIIPAPTGAYVPRDNGWSLEGFRPQASAVWASWLALHEYWGMAWYRWQYGPE; the protein is encoded by the coding sequence CTGGCGGACGTACAAGCGATTGTGGTGCTGGGGGCGGGGTATCGCAGTGGAGCCGAGGAATTCTCGGGCGAGACCGTCCACGACCTTGCACTGGTGCGCCTGCGCTATGCGGCGTACCTGCACCACCACACCGGGCTGCCCGTGATGGTTTCGGGGGGTGGCCCCGAGGGGCGAGTTCCAGAAGCCGACTACATGGCAGAGGTACTGAAAGAATATGGCGTCCACCCGATCCTGCGGGAGCCCAATGCACGCGACACCTGGGGCAATGCCCGGCATTCCGCCGAGCAGCTGCACGCAGATGGGATCGAGCGCGTGGCACTTGTAAGCCATGCCCACCACATGCCGCGCGCCACATGGTCATTCGAGCGCGCGGGCCTGGAGATCATCCCGGCCCCGACCGGTGCCTATGTGCCGCGAGATAACGGCTGGTCCCTGGAGGGCTTTCGCCCGCAGGCCAGTGCGGTCTGGGCCAGCTGGCTCGCGCTGCACGAGTACTGGGGCATGGCCTGGTATCGCTGGCAATACGGGCCGGAATAG
- a CDS encoding XrtA/PEP-CTERM system exopolysaccharide export protein, protein MTVKTSPQSAFVVLILSLAFVLVTTSACTTTPYPDAPSTVEKTVVDQYIIGPGDTLNIAVRNNPDLSTAVAVRPDGQITTPLVEDVQASGRTPSQLARDMEDKLSDFLRDPIVTVMVTSFAGPYDRQVRVIGQAAEPQALQYREEMTVMDVMIAVGGITDFAAGNRAVLVRNENGERQQYRVRLNDLIYGGDISANVDMLPGDILIIPERRF, encoded by the coding sequence ATGACCGTCAAGACCAGCCCACAAAGTGCTTTTGTTGTTCTCATTTTGTCCCTGGCATTCGTCCTGGTGACGACCAGCGCCTGCACCACCACGCCCTATCCGGATGCCCCCTCGACCGTGGAAAAAACGGTGGTGGACCAATACATCATCGGGCCCGGAGACACGCTGAATATCGCGGTCCGCAACAACCCGGACCTGTCCACCGCAGTGGCGGTGCGACCGGATGGCCAGATCACCACACCGCTGGTGGAGGACGTGCAGGCCAGCGGGAGAACCCCCAGCCAGCTCGCGCGGGACATGGAAGACAAGCTCTCCGACTTCCTTCGCGACCCGATCGTGACGGTGATGGTGACCAGCTTTGCCGGCCCCTATGACCGCCAGGTGCGCGTGATCGGCCAGGCGGCCGAGCCGCAGGCGCTGCAGTACCGCGAAGAGATGACGGTAATGGACGTGATGATCGCGGTCGGCGGGATTACCGATTTCGCGGCCGGCAACCGCGCCGTGCTGGTACGCAACGAGAACGGCGAGCGCCAGCAGTACCGCGTCCGCCTGAACGACCTGATCTACGGGGGCGACATCTCGGCAAACGTGGACATGTTGCCGGGCGACATCCTGATCATCCCGGAACGCCGCTTCTGA